In the Juglans microcarpa x Juglans regia isolate MS1-56 chromosome 6D, Jm3101_v1.0, whole genome shotgun sequence genome, one interval contains:
- the LOC121268825 gene encoding uncharacterized protein LOC121268825, translating into MEKSREHKEKRHEHPKSLVWDCGSSLYDSFELNSFKRQLDSAISCRTMSMPHLPDRRAPPKPQPPPSVPKKYSKISRSLQKLLRSVFKPKPTSTSVLNVQNQSKEGTFYVVYDKSGALNTIPEVPELDFSGISPEIGSLVGKSTSERFAATSIGISCA; encoded by the coding sequence ATGGAAAAATCTCGAGAACATAAAGAGAAACGACATGAACACCCCAAGTCCCTTGTATGGGATTGTGGCAGCAGTCTCTACGACTCATTTGAGCTCAACTCCTTCAAACGCCAGCTTGACTCGGCCATATCCTGCCGGACCATGTCCATGCCGCATTTACCCGATCGACGAGCGCCTCCTAAACCTCAGCCACCGCCTTCCGTACCCAAGAAATACTCGAAGATCTCTCGCTCGCTACAAAAGCTTCTGAGGTCTGTGTTCAAGCCAAAACCAACTTCTACTTCTGTACTTAACGTTCAAAATCAGTCCAAGGAAGGGACGTTTTACGTTGTGTACGACAAGTCCGGGGCTCTTAACACGATACCGGAGGTTCCGGAGTTAGATTTTAGCGGAATTTCTCCTGAGATCGGTTCTTTGGTAGGGAAGTCAACCTCAGAGCGGTTTGCAGCCACTTCTATTGGTATTTCATGTGCTTGA
- the LOC121235304 gene encoding probable GABA transporter 2: protein MGERPRVDPFPENSREEDAGAVFVLQSKGQWWHAGFHLTTAIVGPTILALPFVFRGLGWGLGFFCLTVMGIVTFYSYYLMTKVLQHCEKEGRRHIRFRELAADVLGSGWMFYFVIFIQTAINTGIGIGAILLAAECLEIVYSNLVPNGSLKLYEFIAMVTLAMIVLSQLPTFHSLRHINLGSLLLSLGYTFLVVAACIYAGTSKNAPAREYSLEPSKLHRVFNAFTSISIIAAIFGNGILPEIQATLAPPTTGKMVKGLLMCYSVIFITFYSAAVSGYWVFGNKASSNILKSLLPDEGPSLAPTWVLGLAVIFVLLQLLAIGLVYSQVAYEIMEKKSADVKQGMFSRRNLIPRLILRTLYMIFCGFFAAMLPFFGDINAVVGAIGFIPLDFVLPMLLYNMTYKPPRTSLTYLINVSIMIIFTGTGIMGAFSSVRQLVVDANKFKLFSSEVVG from the exons atGGGTGAACGTCCACGAGTTGACCCATTCCCCGAGAACAGCCGGGAAGAAGACGCCGGGGCCGTTTTCGTCCTCCAATCAAAAG GACAATGGTGGCACGCGGGTTTTCATCTGACAACGGCGATCGTGGGGCCGACGATACTGGCGCTGCCGTTCGTGTTCAGAGGGTTAGGGTGGGGCCTAGGGTTCTTCTGCCTGACGGTAATGGGCATCGTGACTTTTTACTCATACTACCTCATGACGAAGGTGCTCCAACACTGTGAGAAAGAAGGTCGCCGACACATCCGATTCCGAGAGCTCGCCGCAGACGTGTTAG GCTCGGGATGgatgttttattttgtaatattcatTCAGACGGCTATCAACACTGGAATTGGAATAGGAGCAATTCTACTTGCAGCAGAATGCCTTGAA ATCGTCTATTCGAACCTCGTTCCTAACGGGTCCCTGAAATTGTACGAATTCATAGCAATGGTGACGCTTGCAATGATAGTTCTCTCACAACTTCCAACCTTTCACTCTCTCAGACACATCAACCTGGGTTCGCTTCTTCTCAGCTTGGGCTACACTTTCCTTGTGGTTGCTGCTTGTATTTATGCAG GTACCTCAAAAAATGCCCCTGCAAGGGAATACTCCTTGGAACCTTCGAAGTTACATAGAGTTTTCAATGCCTTTACTTCCATATCCATTATAGCTGCCATTTTTGGGAATGGGATACTACCCGAGATACAA GCGACTCTTGCTCCACCTACCACTGGGAAGATGGTAAAAGGCCTTTTGATGTGCTACAGCGTAATTTTCATTACATTCTACTCGGCTGCAGTGTCTGGATATTGGGTGTTTGGAAACAAAGCTAGCTCGAATATTCTCAAGAGCCTGCTGCCGGATGAAGGACCTTCCTTGGCTCCAACATGGGTTCTTGGCCTTGCTGTCATCTTTGTTCTCCTTCAGCTCCTTGCCATTGGCCTC GTTTATTCCCAAGTTGCCTATGAGATCATGGAGAAAAAATCAGCTGACGTGAAACAAGGGATGTTTTCAAGAAGGAATCTTATTCCTCGGCTAATTCTTCGGACGCTATACATGAtattttgtgggttttttgCAGCAATGCTTCCCTTCTTTGGAGACATTAATGCTGTAGTAGGAGCAATTGGCTTCATTCCTCTGGATTTCGTCCTCCCAATGCTTCTATACAACATGACTTACAAGCCTCCACGAACGTCCCTCACCTACTTGATCAATGTCTCTATTATGATCATCTTCACAGGCACAGGAATCATGGGCGCGTTCTCTTCTGTAAGACAACTGGTGGTTGATGCCAACAAGTTTAAGCTCTTTAGCAGTGAAGTGGTCGGTTAA
- the LOC121235521 gene encoding endoribonuclease Dicer homolog 2-like yields the protein MQPSYFPPELAGHVPKNLNILYHCYLMELEQKFDIPLHDIVLVLRNKLESELESLHFDLDVDRGSLPVTFKYVGVLNLSKDQVHLCTRFQKTLLRVLRLKILNERMDGDILGAETDYLLLPATGKHQREKHIVWKIWGDKLLREHEVNKREDKVRERERQL from the exons ATGCAACCCAGTTATTTCCCACCTGAACTGGCCGGTCATGTTCCAAAGAATTTGAATATATTGTATCATTGCTACTTAATGGAGCTGGAGCAGAAATTTGATATTCCACTTCATGATATCGTGCTTGTCCTGAGAAACAAGCTAGAATCTGAACTTGAAAGCTTGCATTTTGACTTGGATGTTGACAGGGGTAGTTTGCCAGTGACCTTTAAATATGTAGGAGTGCTTAATCTCAGCAAAGATCAg GTCCATTTGTGTACAAGGTTTCAGAAAACTCTTTTAAGAGTTCTgagattgaaaattttaaacgAGCGTATGGATGGAGATATTTTGGGAGCTGAGACTGATTATCTTTTGCTCCCAGCCACTGGAAAGCATCAGAGAGAGAAACATATTGTTTGGAAGATATGGGGTGACAAATTGTTGCGCGAGCACGAAGTGAATAAAAGGGAAGATAAagtacgagagagagagagacaactcTGA